The genomic interval attttttttatagcccACTAAATTTTAGGATCAGCCCTATAGAAGATTATCGTAAATGTCTTACATCTTTAAATAatacttctttattttttattaaacaatCTGTTAATATGATTGCTTATAATATTACTAGAGTATCTTGTTCATTTCTAATTTCGGGCATCTTTAAATAATATTCTTGTTGAGGTACAGTCTTATTTTTTGACTGACGTAAATTTatcaaaattctatatttacttctaaaaatttcttcttttttttttattaaaaaaagggCATTGCTGAATTTGAGAAACTAATcatataccaaaaaaaaaccTTGGAGTTGAGTTTTGAAGAACATGctacattaaatgaaagaatgaaGATAAGATATGTTggacaaaaaattattaagatagGCCCAATAGTTTGAGGATGAGACCCCATGTGATTAATTGATCTGTAATTCAGTATGATGGAAACTTTTTGTccatagatatttttatgaactttatgTAGATATTTGAGATAAAGTtctgaattttaaaaaaataataatcttgAATATTagtctaaaatttcaaaattttaaaacacgttttgaaaaaaataaagaagaatcaTGAGTCCtaaaacataacttattagaatttttgtctctttaattttgacatatactaaattatatttttaaatttttcaaactcttaaaaattctcctaaactattgaaattgttagattCAAGGACATTTATCTAATTCCATTCAATTTTAATAATGCAACGATTGTCTATATACTAAAATGTATCCCAAAACTTTAATATCTATCCAATTCTGTCCCCTTCGATATGTACAAAATTATGTCCACTAAACTTTCATCCACATCAAGTTTTcattagtaaaataaaacaaaatacttaaattaaatagtcTCAATAGTTTAGGAAAAAATTTTAACGGTTTTTAACCGTCAGAAAATTTTAGAATAcataatttgatatatattaaagttgAAGAGTTCAAAATTCTAATTAactttttaaataaaacaaagagtaaatcataaataaaagaaaaaacataatttatcaatttttttaaatgaaaattatacattttaaaagtgagattttaaattattatttttaagtgaTATATCCACTAAACTTtaaattactttttaatatatacatagGTAACCTGCATATCCCAAGAATGTCCTACTTCCCATTTTAATAATTGCAAGTTTGaaacaaattaataaagttTTCCCTTTAATAAACATGTCACAATTTTGTTGGAGAAGGCGTGAATGATGCCTTGGAGATTGGTTTTGCATTGCATTCACACacccaaattattattttttattaattactttttactatttagtatataaaaatacccCACTTTAATGTCTTATTGTTAACTCCATTAACCAAGATTAGCACAACATTAGCTGTCATTAAATGCTCTAAATAATTTAGTACAACAACTATGTGGCTCAAAAAATTGCACACTATTTGAAAGGATAGACATTAATAACATCCTTATAAATGTTACCAAAAATTGATAATTAGCCCATTTTACAACTTTTTGTGTAATGTACATATAATTTCGACCTATTCTTTTTATCAAAATGCAATGTATTGTAATATAAAGCAAGTTTCTTTAAGGAGAAAATTTCCATGTTTCCATTTCCCCAAACAAAGTTACACTACATAATTATGATTTAATATCAAATGTTTGACAAAAGCCTTAAAAGATCATGTGGAGAATAAgtgattaataataatatcaataaaTCACAAATTTAGCCAACAAAATTTGACCAAATGACCATTTAAGATGTCCAAGTCTTGGAAGAGAGGTAGGTATTTTTCCAAATGGAATTAAAATATAGCATAAGGGATCCAAAATCCAGATTCTAGTACTAGTCGAatgttaattaaaattcaaGGAAAATTCTTATGAAATcaaataatttagtttaatgCCCAATTGATCTATTATCAATACAAGtaatttaacttttaaaaagTCTATACTTTACTCCCCACTTTGGTGTAAAAGTGATAACAAATCAAAcataaacaacattaaaaagCTCATTCCTTTAATATCTAATATTGCCAAATAGTTTGAAAATATTCTGTTCAAGATATGAAGAGAGATGCATCATGCACTCTTGATTTTGTTTTAAGTGAATAGGTTTAATATTTAATCAAAATCTTccacaaataatattataaaatacctatactaaaattataaataaagctCAACCACTTTTATTGACAAAAGTTCCCATTAAATTATTGTTTAAACAAATCTATGaacataataaaaatgaatTGTGATACATACAAGATCATAAAGCTTAAATCTAAAAATTTGAATAGAGCAACAATTTGAGTATGAAGAAATTGATCAATTTTATTTCTTGAAAAGAAAGAAACATTCAGTTTCAAATAAACCAACTTAAACACAATTGGCAAAGAGAAATAAGAAATCAAAACAACAAACTTATCATCATCATTGTTATGAAAATCAAATAAGAACCAACAACAATTTGATCAAATATCCTCCTAAAAAAAAGAACATGAAATCAAAAGAGACATATAAAAGTTTCTCAATTTGTTTGATTTCATCAATGAGAAGAAATCTTCAAGTTAAGGGATTTATTGAGCCATGATTTCCATGTACCGTTTCCTTTGCGAGCAGCAGTAGGAACACTTTCCTTTACACTAAGCTTGATATCATTCTCATCCAACTTCTTCATCACCGGCTGTGGTGGTGGCTTCTTACACAGCATGAAGTTTCGAGTCCCTTGCGATCCAATTGTGTCCAGAGGACTCAAAGCTACACAAAACCCACAAAACCAAATCAAAAATCGAAACCCAATTATGTCATAATCCAATGATTCTTCAGTGTTATTTTACTATtagatttttcatatttttttcaaaattgagaCCCAATTATGTAGTAATAGAATAACCAGAGCAATGATCCAATGATTCTACAGTGTCAAAGCTACACAAAAACCCACAAAACCAAATCAAAAGTAGAAACCCAATTATGTCATAATCCAATGATTCTTCTTCAGTCTTATTTTGCTATTAGATTTTTCATATTCATTCAAAAATGAGACCCAATTATGTCATAATAGAACAACCAGAGCAATAATCCAGTGATTCTACAGTGTCAAAGCTACACAAAAACCCACAAACACAAAATCAAACACCAGTATAACACTGAGTAATTTGCCCAAACTAACATCATCAAAGtgtaaaatttacaaaataaccaCATTGAATTTATACTGTTTATGAGACCAaagtgattatttttttttcttcatatttttacaaaattaagacCTAATTCTATCACAACGGAATAACCAAAGCAATAATTCAACAGTGTCAATAACTAAGCAAAGTTTCAAAATCGCTTACCATCAGATCCAGCATTTGGACAGTAAAGAAGAAAATCATTAAGATCGGAGCCCAAAATCGGAAGACGGCCTTCGCGTGCATACGATTTCAAAGCAGTATCAATTACAGCATTAACGAGTTCTTCCTCATTAACAACGAACCTAAGAGGTCCGGCGCTACCAAGCACAGTGACGCTAATCAAGAGCCTGTTGCCCTTGCTAGTTTGGGTCTTCTTCTGCTTATAGTGCAACATCGTGAAAAATACTCAAAAAAACCccccaaaaattgaaaaaaaaaaaaatcaaattcaaaTCCCTAGAAATGATCAAGCGACCAAAAtccaaagaaaaagagaaagagaagataaaagagaaaagaaagaaaaggaagAAATGATGGATGGTGGAAGGTAGCTCAGGGGTCGAGACCGAGGCAGCGGTAGTACCAGCCTTGCTTACAGGAACCGAAAGCGAAAGCAGAAGCGGCGGAGAAAGGGAGAAGAAGAGCGCTCGCTCGCGATTGGGAAAGCGAGCGCATCAAATTGGTAGTCCTTAAGATTTCCACCATTCACAAAAACCTAATCTCTGATGAGCTGAGCAGCCACTGATGATTGATTTTCCGAGAAAAGTACAGAGAAAGAAGAGAAAGCCAAAATCAAAATCACAAgctaagagagagaaagaggttTTGAAGGTTACTCTTTTTTGAGGGTTGGGTttggtatttatatatataaattattataaagcTAAGCAATGTGGTGGAGGTGTCCTGTCTTGGGGCCATGTAATTAAAGTTCATTTAGGGCTAGGGTTTCCTAATTTCATTTCTTtaccaattataattataataaggcACTCTAgtaccttctcgacatgtcgcgttgtgattggttagcgatactccttaaaagctattatattaaattatatggggcccgatacttagttggaacaatagcgatattgacacataagagAGTGTTAAGCACCActagtgccctttagcatttctcttataATAACGCTAATTAGGTTTTTTTGTTTCATGAagtttgacatgtactaaaaaaaagtttttaaatctactaatcttaatagtttaggggtatttttaacgactttaaaagtttaggaggtatgatttggtacatattaaaatttaggaggtaaaaattctaattagcctaataataatagtaggtgaattattttatatattattttgtttttttttttaatttatgatttGAGTTGCTacgattatttttatttgagttGTATGTGAATTTTGATTACTATTTAGGTTGTTCTGCTGATTTATATGTGAGTTgttgtgaaaatacaaaaagaTAAAATACTTTGAAGTGAAAATGAAAAAACTCTAGAAGGGTaaatataattttgaatttgcaaaagttattaattggacgttctgttttgttaaataacaaaatagaccctgtattttctaaaatagtacaaatagaacCATGAActtattttttgtcaaaataaaatttaataataatatgatctacaggtgttatgacaaaactggttacattttctgtatttgTTCGTATAAGgaattgattatattaaaaaattgttaaaaattgagcTTGGGGTCTTATTTTTAcagttttagaaaatacaagatttttttattattattttacaatatagagagtctaattagtaacttttacaaaatccTAAATGTCACATGTATGTATTTTAACTTTTAATGACTTTTTAAAACAATTTATTTATGTGGCTAAGtattacatatattattttgagTGTTTACTtaattaactttaatttaaaaggtggaagtagaatttatttaaataagtatGACTACATGCATAATGCaaggttttatttttataatatgttttgattctttagttttaattaaataattataaaacattGAACTTATAAAGAAGGTAACggttagaaaattataaattcaaatttttgtttttgttgttgtttttttattttttgaaatccaAAAATTTGAactattatgaaaataaaaatatcaaataataacaaatttatctttaaaaaaatagattcaTCTCTATCTTAAAAAACTAGTGGTTATTTGTTAAGATGAAGATATGTAGTTATAACTTTCCccaaataaattaattgatGATAATATCTGAATAgggttaattttgtaattgaatAAGGGAAAGAGTACATGGTAAATAATTTAATTGcctaaattaattaatacataatTGCGTATTAAGGGGCATTGTTTAAGCACAACTAcaaataaacttaattattaattaactaaataaatttgGTGACCTTTAATTTGAACTGGTCAGCTACTTTGAGATTTTATAGACTTGTTAATAGAGCACTTGGCCACTATTTTtactactaaaaaaaatttgtaaatgttttttttatagattttttaaTTTACTTATGTATTTTTGGAAACTACAAATAAGGAAACACGCTTTACAcattcaagaaaacaaaaaggGCTTTAATAtgttaatttcattcaatttagtaatttagtaattaatcataTTTTTAATAGGGAAATATTCTTAATTGATTAAATGAATTTACTTATTTAGAACTAATGTTTGACACACTCCTTTTATACACTTACAATAAACACTATAatgtgtaattaattaaatgagtGTTTCCATATTCATCAAAACAATTGGTTTTAaagggatttttttttattcttacactttaaaatagtttttgtttttatatttttattaaaatccaCATAGGAACTTCTATAGCAACTAACAGATCAACTTAAATGACAACTAAAATCTACATAACAATCCACATAGAAACTACCGAGTAACCTAAActataaatttgaaaagaaaattaaaaaatattatatggaGTAATTCtcctaattttaattaatttatatcagACGTTGATGAGTTGGCATCAGTTGAGAATAAATATTGTAATGTACATACCAATAGTGTCAATTATATAATTGATGTTGTTTAAAAAACTTGGATGTACTATACATGACTACATGTTTATCACCGTTGGTTGTAAAGTGTTGCAACAAATCAGTGATGCAATGACGTCAAGCCTATGAAGCCCTCTATAGAACCCTCTACCTTGACATTGTTCCCCTTTCACTAGAAAATTCTATATTATTTCCTCTTGCAAATCTAAAGCATTCGGTTGCAAATTTTGTAAGAGAAAATGTTCTTCGTTGGCGCAGGTTTCTTCAATTTTGACTCTCTTAGAACGAACTAGTtgctaaatttattattttcttcccATTTTTTGACTCCTAGAACCAATTTTTGTGTGCTATtgattctctctttttttttttctcatcattTCATAATTTTGATAGATAATTTAACAGTTAATGgttgaatttttatttactaTCATATGATCTCTTACATCGATGCAATATATATCGGTTATAAACTTACGCTAATTTAATTACATATCAACACTTATGCTCGCTTTATAGCTGTATTTGTGtacattattttcatgtttcTTACAAAATTACATTTGAAACATCTACTTATTACTCTCtaacacttaatatatattatatcttaTAATGATATTGTCTTATTATGCTAATTTTATCCAAACGTTATGATATCATCAAATCAAAATTTATTACCATTCTTAATACAAAAAACATGAATCCACATTTTTAAGCAATAAAATAGAAGTACTCTATTATTATAAAACAAAGTATACAACATATTCTAGcatcatatatttatattatataatttaaatatatatatagatatgtatATGTCTATATGtataattagtttaagtttgaatAAACTTTCGTTAAGATGATAAAAAAGCACTTGAGTTGGTAGAAAATGTTACGAAGGGAATATCTCAAATATGTCATGTACATGTGTTTTTGTTTTTGCATTTATTGTCTTTTAGCTTCAAAATTCAAAtgataacttatatatataatctcttCTATATACCTTTATACATTTGTCActatagtgtatatatttaaTAGCAGTATACTACTTAAAATTTAAGTTTGTAAAcagttatattaatttaatatttttttaataacataaataactaatattaataaaagtgtaatttttaacAAAGTTCGTCGGTGTAAATTCTATTAGTGTcttcaaaaaggaaaaaaataaagccttaaatattcttttaataaattttaaatgaaattttaattaacaaaacttgagaaaattacaatttatattaatgaaaatttacACTGcttaaaaaatcatttaatttataccgattacaaatataaaacttagagtaatttgcgacaTAAATGCTTAAGTTTAACTTAAAagagttatatttttaaaactctATGAGTATCTGGTCGCTAAATGTCAAGTCATTATCcacgtgttattttttattggtatatttaaattaattttttaaaaaaaaacctaaaaattcATGATCTAATGAACGAATCAGGGATTATTATGTGGCAATTTACTTAATATTTAACAACCAAGTACTTagttccaaaaatataacttaagtattatattactgctaaaaattaaacttaagtatttatttacaaccgaaaattaaacttaaatatttattccgcaactttaaaacttataatatttatgCTACAATtatcatatatttaataatcaATTGATTGATGCAAAAAGaatgcatatatataatatatggttTGTTTTTCTCTATTGATATGTAGCACCAGCTATAGTACTTATAATTTGGTTCCTTCCCAATTGTGATGCAATATAGGTACGAATTGGAAGATTATTAATATGAATTATATTCTATAGtaataatacttttattttattccatAGAAAATGTTTGAAAGAGTaatatatatgattaaatatTGCCTTTATATTTCTTTGATTTTATATATGAGACTTATTGTACGTAGTACTATATATTGATCATCTTTGTTAATGTTCACATGCACTGAATAAATGAAatgatattattaataataattaattaattagaaaaacagatacaataattaatataattatatatatgtgatatataaaaataaatttaagtcaGATCAGTCCACTGTGATCAGAGTTGGTACATGCAGTAgtctaatttaataataatataataattttgagaaattaataataataaaaattattggttggttttgacttttgactttAGTTTAGGagaataattaagaaaattgaaTTATGGAATATATAGTTTAATTGGTCATAATATATAAAGCTCCTTGTTGGTGGCATCTAGATTCAAGTCATATGCTTCTGTTTGTTTactaattagaatattttaatttttaataaattatgatgATAGCCATGACAATATGATCTTTAGAAAATTAGACATTAATGCAATTTTAAGCTTagacataattaataaattatttattggtACCTTTTGGTGTTGGTGGAAACTTATTGGGGTTTTAAGGGTCGGATTTgtaattgtttttgttttattatgacATATGTAATTCTCTTATTGATCAATGTATGCGGGAGAATTATTAAAAAGTATTGTTGGTGTTTAGCATCTTACTCAGTATCGTAgtattattggtgtaattaaatatcaggtctatataacttaagaaaataatttttagagaatATTGTTAACCAATTGTAAGACACTACTTATAAAAAGTGTTAGGTATTACTGGTATTCAATAATGGTTCTTGTCTTCATATTTTGAGAATTACAATAGAATGAGTCATACACTTAGTTACTTCTGTTACGAGTCATAGGTgaataattagatttaataatggtaaaaaatttaaatgtgtaaagtcttttttttggcaagttagttgacaaaatattttttcttttatggtaagattcttgtgcattcaaaaccgatttcttaccttgtttattcggattgtagttgccattttccttgtttggaaagttgcactttcagctgaactttcctttgttgaaaacttctcaaaagagaaggaattctcttttggaaagttgtcttttttagggaaactttgtttattgccttttccttattgatttcgattgtatcttgatacaatcagaatatctaatctatttttggcaggaatcaagcattgaaagaagatcggacccgattttagtaagtttcccgattctggtcagatctgctgcgtcagcaaccgaatctgatgtagcagatcgtgtttctttaggaaagtttttgtacagctgctaattcgaacttgtggttgcctctttggtttctatgatctataaatagagcctagagagcaaccattcgaattacctcttccattattcattttctacatttatcttttgagagaagagagtctttctttgttttgtgagagcctagttgttcatctaggttctagttgttctatttctgttcttactctatcctagaggttgtgaagaactactgatcgaacaagagattggtcttcgggagaagacttgataaagccttacttcgggaggaagtaagcacttggtcttcgggagaagacttgttgaagccttacttcgggaggaagtaagcacttggtcttcgggagaagacttgttgaagccttacttcgggaggaagtaagcactcacacttcaaagacgaagggagttcgggcttgaaggtgtttcaagaagtcagattcataaagtggattacaaaggattgcaaagaatactttagagggagtctaaacttgtttaagtcaattgtctttgtaattttgatactttattaattgatttcattctctgggcgtggccccgtggactaggagtgttcgggagaacactgataccacgtacaaatctcttgtgtcaagttatttatttttctgcaaatattttatattctgcctgttcagttttgctgtagcagaattactttctgctgctgcaaacgcttacagtttttatattttcgtatatacaactgacatttgcaaaaactcggtttttcaattggtatcagagcgggacactaaactcttagtgtggtcctttttacgttttcttgtgtttttgcaATATGTTTCCCTTTGCAGAAGGAACTTCTATTGTTCGCCCACCACTCCTCAATGATtccaactatccttattggaaggttagaatgagagcctttATCAAGTCTCAAAATGAGAAAGCATGGAGGATGGTTCTTTCGAGATGGTCTCCTCCCGTTGTGGTAGATTCTGAAggtaattctaaattaaaatctgAACTTGAATGGTCTACTGAAGATGATAATTTGTCTGCTTATAATAGCAAAGCTTTACATGCCATATTTAATGGAGTAGGTGAAGGTTATATTAAGCTTATATCTTCTTGTGAATCTGCTAAGGATGCTTGgcagatccttcaaactcagtttgaaggaacatcTGATGTTAAGCGTTCTAGATATATTATGCTTCAGACCAAATTTGATGATCTTAGGATGTCAGATAATGAAAccctaactgaattctatgaaaaattatctgatattgctaatgaatattttgctcttggtgaaaagcttgatgattctgttcttgtgagaaaaattgttagagttcttccagagaggttcgatactaaacttttggcaatggaggaagctaaagattttagcacaatgaaggtggaagaattgatgggttctttacgtacttttgaattaaatcaacagattaaacaaaaggacaaacccaaatctattactgataaaggtaaaagtattgctttgaaagttg from Cannabis sativa cultivar Pink pepper isolate KNU-18-1 chromosome 4, ASM2916894v1, whole genome shotgun sequence carries:
- the LOC115714773 gene encoding uncharacterized protein At4g22758 — encoded protein: MLHYKQKKTQTSKGNRLLISVTVLGSAGPLRFVVNEEELVNAVIDTALKSYAREGRLPILGSDLNDFLLYCPNAGSDALSPLDTIGSQGTRNFMLCKKPPPQPVMKKLDENDIKLSVKESVPTAARKGNGTWKSWLNKSLNLKISSH